A section of the Candidatus Nomurabacteria bacterium genome encodes:
- a CDS encoding Ig-like domain-containing protein, with product MHHKSKHGNLLAIIIMVTFFSGAGVAQASYPDGSELILYHFEEGSGTIVNSGTGSTTYDSSLVGNAAYYATTTTPFGAYATTFDEDGDSIDTKWGNGIDPSSTSFSASMWVNKTGTCGTSDTDHVWGVSGSPSATRAYIRCIAGLWAMRIQGNAAQSSNITVVPGVWYHLVLVMNSSTDVATLYINNVSKLTTSYTSYTLPNDIWLGNVSGLTNEGFDGVIDEYALYTKALTTEEIAAIYQAGAAALFSATTTTATEGGATGSYTLALKTEPTATVTVNISADTQSTTSVSSLSFTTSNWFTPQSVTVTATDDENVEGSHSSTITHSVSSSDTSYNALSISNVTVTITDNDVDSSGPTITNISSTKTNGFYGAGEVIPIDLTFSEAVTATTSVVVTLETGTTDRTCSFTVDNSSTASCNYTVQTGDTTSDLTVASVSGYIEDQSANPMTDFSPATNLAANKAIAIGKYISFVSPSPSANSTTTATSITVYASSTIQTATSTTWSLRLENPDGSLVSEASTSTRYGDYNLTHLTNVISNLDLSLNANTSGSIYVPTTGTIFTVHQSSAFGLTEIATTTGAVIRTISCSNCSGDMEGITLISSVASSTAPGVYDHTFAISTEDFTSNARVYTVVVPSTVGVTTMSSSFYTTGISHGSNAGLEGIAYNPTSGVFYLAKEKSSPTLYEYPSLGSTAVQICGNLDFSSIATDFSDLFYNNNILYVLSHENHRLIPVDITSTSTCAFVDSDGDGDTSNDTGDYLNNLPVGATDQPEAVTWDNTGDYLYIFGEADYMARYRTNAYTVRHTFNGLSGGSYLLEASSTDAVTGLITNSPKDHFFGIDADVTAPTVTSVSSDKANGSYTVGEVIDIDVTFSEEVTSTGSVTVTLETGGTDRTCTFTITDSTTGTCNYTVQSGDTSSDLDASISGTIADQSANAMSNFTPATTLATNKALVIDTTAPTISTFSPADDATGVSPTANLVLTFDSVVNSNSGNVTIKKSSDDTTVETIDITGGQVSGSGSDTITINPSVTLASLTGYYVQVDSTALRDVATNSYAGVSNATTWNFTTSDLDAPTITSVSSDKANGSYTTGEVIDIDVTFSEAVTSTGDVTVTLETGTSDRTCTFSVSNSSSGTCNYTVQAGDASSDLNVNTISGTIADQSSNAMTDFNPATNLATNKALVIDTTAPTASSLFPSDNATNVSATVNLVVTFDGVVIVNSGNVYIKKTSDDTTVETIDITGGQVSGSGSDTITINPSVTLASLTEYYVQIDSGIVRDVATNSYTGIADTTSWSFTTSDSEVVAEEETLPAFNSTGGGGGGVSVNQNALVPNTPNVAPPALNLPPGIISLFTPTQLQVILIFLQQRLLLPPIAPIVPVPSRVFTRPLGYGDRGDDVTALQKFLTAHRPVIYPSGIVSGYFGHLTELGVMQLQEHNDIAHFGEPGYGFVGPSTRAFLNSRSL from the coding sequence ATGCATCACAAGAGCAAGCACGGTAACTTACTGGCGATTATTATCATGGTCACTTTTTTTAGTGGTGCTGGAGTCGCACAGGCTTCTTATCCCGATGGTAGCGAACTAATCCTCTACCACTTTGAAGAAGGTTCGGGGACGATTGTGAATAGTGGGACAGGTAGTACAACTTACGACAGTTCACTTGTTGGCAATGCGGCTTATTACGCTACGACAACCACCCCCTTTGGTGCTTACGCTACCACTTTCGACGAAGATGGGGATTCTATTGATACGAAATGGGGTAATGGCATTGATCCATCCTCCACTTCTTTTTCCGCCAGTATGTGGGTTAATAAAACTGGTACTTGTGGTACTAGTGACACGGACCATGTTTGGGGGGTTTCTGGAAGTCCTAGTGCTACGCGAGCCTATATACGTTGTATTGCTGGTCTCTGGGCGATGAGGATTCAGGGTAACGCAGCACAGTCCAGCAATATAACCGTGGTGCCCGGAGTCTGGTATCACCTTGTGTTGGTCATGAATAGTTCCACAGATGTCGCGACTCTGTACATTAACAATGTTTCTAAGCTCACAACTTCTTATACTTCCTACACCCTACCAAACGATATCTGGTTGGGTAATGTTTCTGGATTAACTAACGAGGGGTTTGATGGCGTAATCGATGAATATGCGCTATATACCAAGGCTCTAACTACGGAAGAAATTGCTGCTATTTATCAAGCTGGTGCCGCAGCTCTCTTTTCTGCCACCACTACCACCGCCACTGAAGGTGGCGCAACTGGTTCTTACACTCTTGCGCTCAAGACAGAGCCAACCGCCACTGTGACGGTCAATATTTCGGCCGACACGCAGTCCACGACCAGTGTTTCTAGCCTATCTTTTACCACCAGTAATTGGTTTACACCCCAGTCAGTAACTGTTACTGCCACTGACGATGAGAATGTGGAGGGCTCCCATTCTAGCACTATCACACACTCTGTCTCCAGTTCTGATACCAGCTATAATGCACTGAGTATTTCTAATGTTACTGTCACGATTACAGACAATGATGTAGATTCTTCTGGGCCCACAATTACCAATATTTCATCGACCAAGACCAATGGTTTTTACGGTGCTGGTGAAGTTATACCAATCGATCTGACTTTCTCGGAGGCGGTGACGGCGACCACCTCGGTTGTGGTGACATTGGAGACCGGAACCACCGATCGCACTTGTTCTTTTACCGTTGATAACTCGTCAACAGCGAGCTGTAATTACACCGTTCAGACGGGGGACACAACTTCCGATCTTACGGTTGCATCTGTGTCTGGCTATATCGAAGATCAGTCGGCTAATCCGATGACGGATTTCAGTCCCGCGACCAATCTTGCGGCCAATAAGGCTATTGCAATTGGTAAATATATTTCTTTTGTCTCACCCTCACCCTCTGCGAATTCTACTACGACCGCGACGTCTATTACTGTTTACGCTTCTTCCACCATTCAGACGGCGACGTCTACCACCTGGTCGTTGAGACTAGAGAATCCCGACGGTTCCCTGGTCAGTGAAGCTAGCACCTCTACTCGTTACGGAGATTACAACCTGACTCACTTGACCAACGTGATCTCTAATTTGGACCTTAGCTTGAATGCGAATACTTCTGGTTCGATTTATGTTCCGACCACGGGTACTATTTTTACGGTTCACCAGTCTTCCGCCTTTGGTTTGACTGAGATTGCCACGACCACCGGGGCAGTGATAAGGACGATTTCTTGCTCCAACTGTAGCGGTGATATGGAGGGCATAACTCTGATTTCCAGCGTCGCCTCGTCTACAGCACCGGGCGTTTATGATCATACCTTTGCCATCTCTACCGAAGACTTCACCTCTAACGCGAGAGTTTATACGGTCGTAGTCCCATCCACCGTAGGAGTGACAACGATGAGTAGCAGTTTTTATACTACTGGAATTAGTCACGGCTCAAATGCTGGACTTGAAGGTATCGCCTACAATCCGACATCGGGTGTATTTTATTTAGCAAAGGAAAAAAGTTCACCTACATTGTATGAATACCCGTCACTTGGTTCTACGGCGGTGCAGATTTGTGGCAATCTGGATTTTTCTTCTATTGCGACTGATTTTTCCGACCTGTTTTACAACAACAACATTTTGTATGTTCTTTCTCACGAGAATCATCGTCTAATTCCGGTTGATATAACCAGTACCTCGACTTGTGCCTTTGTAGATAGTGACGGAGATGGGGATACTTCAAACGACACTGGAGACTATCTCAACAATCTACCAGTCGGTGCCACCGATCAACCAGAAGCGGTGACTTGGGACAATACCGGAGACTATCTTTATATTTTTGGCGAGGCGGATTATATGGCCAGATATCGTACCAATGCTTATACTGTCCGTCACACCTTCAATGGGTTAAGTGGAGGCAGCTATCTTTTAGAAGCTTCCTCCACGGACGCCGTTACTGGACTAATTACAAATTCTCCTAAGGATCACTTCTTTGGCATTGACGCTGATGTAACGGCACCGACCGTCACAAGCGTCTCTTCCGATAAGGCAAATGGCTCTTATACGGTGGGAGAAGTCATCGACATTGATGTTACTTTTTCCGAAGAGGTTACTTCTACTGGAAGTGTAACTGTTACCCTAGAGACAGGTGGGACGGATAGGACTTGCACCTTTACCATTACCGACAGCACCACAGGTACCTGTAATTATACTGTTCAGAGTGGTGATACTTCCTCCGATCTGGACGCCTCGATCTCTGGAACAATTGCCGATCAGTCTGCTAATGCGATGAGTAATTTCACCCCAGCGACGACTCTCGCGACCAATAAAGCACTTGTTATTGACACCACCGCACCGACGATTTCCACGTTCTCGCCGGCCGATGATGCGACCGGAGTTTCTCCTACTGCTAACCTGGTTCTCACTTTCGATAGCGTCGTCAACTCAAATTCTGGCAATGTGACGATTAAAAAATCTTCTGACGACACCACGGTAGAAACAATTGACATCACTGGTGGTCAAGTGTCAGGCAGTGGGAGTGACACGATCACCATCAATCCTTCAGTCACCCTCGCGAGTCTTACGGGGTACTATGTTCAAGTTGATAGTACGGCCCTCAGAGATGTGGCGACCAATAGTTACGCCGGGGTCAGCAACGCTACAACTTGGAACTTCACTACTAGTGACTTAGACGCGCCAACAATTACAAGTGTCTCTTCTGATAAGGCAAATGGTTCTTACACCACTGGAGAAGTTATCGATATCGATGTTACTTTTTCCGAAGCGGTAACATCAACCGGGGATGTGACCGTTACTCTAGAAACAGGCACCTCCGATCGTACTTGTACATTTTCTGTATCTAATTCATCCTCTGGTACGTGTAACTACACAGTTCAGGCCGGTGACGCGAGTTCTGATCTAAACGTGAATACAATTTCTGGCACAATCGCTGATCAATCCAGTAACGCCATGACTGACTTTAACCCGGCTACCAATCTCGCGACCAATAAAGCACTTGTTATTGACACCACCGCACCGACGGCCTCTTCTCTTTTTCCGAGCGATAATGCAACCAATGTTTCGGCCACAGTTAATCTGGTGGTGACCTTCGATGGTGTGGTGATTGTTAATAGTGGTAATGTATACATCAAGAAAACAAGTGACGACACCACGGTAGAAACAATTGACATCACTGGTGGTCAAGTGTCAGGCAGTGGGAGTGACACGATCACCATCAATCCTTCAGTCACCCTCGCGAGTCTTACTGAATATTATGTACAGATTGATTCCGGTATCGTACGAGACGTGGCCACCAACAGCTATACCGGAATCGCCGACACGACTAGTTGGAGTTTTACCACCAGTGATTCGGAGGTTGTAGCTGAAGAGGAAACTCTTCCGGCCTTTAATTCTACCGGAGGAGGTGGCGGAGGTGTTTCCGTGAATCAAAACGCCCTTGTCCCCAATACTCCCAATGTTGCGCCACCAGCGCTAAATCTACCACCGGGTATAATTTCTCTTTTTACGCCCACTCAGCTGCAAGTAATTCTCATTTTTCTGCAGCAGCGACTTCTCCTCCCGCCGATCGCGCCTATCGTTCCAGTTCCATCACGTGTTTTCACTAGACCGCTTGGTTACGGGGATAGGGGAGATGATGTAACAGCTTTACAGAAATTTCTCACTGCACATCGTCCCGTAATTTATCCATCAGGTATTGTCTCAGGCTACTTTGGTCATCTGACAGAACTAGGCGTGATGCAATTACAGGAGCACAATGACATTGCTCATTTTGGTGAACCCGGTTACGGGTTTGTCGGTCCGTCGACTCGTGCCTTTTTGAATTCTCGTTCACTCTAA
- a CDS encoding ComF family protein yields MKEAMTYSWWPHLSTIINYVLPARCLSCRSRNYYLCPNCRALIPKAEPLEIVDTQAVFNYQDVRIKQAIWQLKYRGARAVAYDLAQSLYKYYSESLSAWQPPQIPKPESYIVIPVPMTEKRKNERGFNQAQVLAKYFAGLDPANLQLQENILIKTRETPSQMKTRDRNTRLNNPRNAFAISESGRNQVKNRNVILIDDVITTGATISEARKVLLTTGARRVFAIAVAHG; encoded by the coding sequence ATGAAAGAAGCAATGACTTACTCTTGGTGGCCACACTTATCCACAATTATCAACTATGTCCTACCCGCCCGCTGTTTATCCTGTCGATCCAGAAACTATTACCTCTGCCCGAACTGCCGTGCGCTTATCCCCAAAGCCGAACCACTGGAAATCGTGGACACCCAAGCGGTATTTAATTATCAAGATGTCCGAATTAAACAAGCAATCTGGCAACTTAAATATCGTGGGGCTCGCGCGGTGGCGTATGATCTAGCCCAATCACTATACAAATACTACTCGGAGAGTTTGTCTGCCTGGCAACCGCCACAAATACCCAAACCAGAATCTTACATCGTAATCCCCGTCCCAATGACAGAAAAACGAAAAAATGAACGCGGTTTCAATCAGGCGCAAGTGTTGGCAAAATATTTTGCCGGTCTCGATCCTGCCAATCTGCAATTGCAGGAAAATATCTTAATAAAAACCCGTGAGACACCAAGCCAGATGAAAACAAGAGATCGTAATACCCGTTTAAATAATCCCCGCAACGCTTTTGCTATTTCTGAATCTGGAAGGAATCAGGTGAAAAATAGAAATGTTATCTTGATTGACGATGTCATTACCACTGGCGCAACAATTTCTGAAGCAAGAAAAGTTTTACTCACCACTGGCGCAAGAAGAGTCTTTGCAATAGCGGTGGCACATGGTTAA
- the pilM gene encoding type IV pilus assembly protein PilM, translating to MANPFEKFLNFTKFALWQKKSVQVLGIDVGASSIKVVQLRKEHGRAVLETYGEIATGPYRQLAVGQAVVLTPDKLAEAVKDLFREANVTTASASFAIPLGSSLLVIIEIPRVSSNVLDKVVPIEARKYIPVPIGEVAIDWWPIPLQDMNPEGKNPDKLEILVAAIHKGVISQYQDLATRISVVPSFFEIETFSSIRSVFSGDMTPTAILDIGAGSTKMAILDYGIVHVSHTIHKGSQDITVALSRELNVDFAKAEEVKRTVGLSERLVGGGVSSTINNLMEYIFAEANRVILDYQVKQKKTIGRIILIGGGSLLQGLIDVATKNFEIPVVIGKPFNKVESPPFLEPVLNEAGPGFAVAIGLALRHLQNLD from the coding sequence ATGGCTAATCCGTTTGAGAAATTTCTGAATTTCACCAAGTTTGCTCTTTGGCAGAAGAAAAGCGTTCAGGTTCTTGGCATCGATGTCGGCGCGTCTTCGATTAAGGTTGTGCAATTGCGCAAGGAACATGGTCGAGCGGTGCTCGAGACTTATGGTGAAATTGCTACTGGGCCCTACCGTCAGCTTGCGGTGGGGCAAGCGGTTGTGCTTACACCAGATAAACTGGCGGAGGCGGTTAAGGACCTTTTTCGTGAAGCAAATGTGACCACGGCTTCGGCTTCTTTTGCCATACCGCTTGGCTCCAGTTTGCTGGTGATTATCGAGATCCCGCGCGTGAGTAGCAATGTTCTAGACAAAGTGGTGCCGATTGAGGCGCGCAAGTATATTCCAGTCCCGATTGGTGAGGTGGCGATTGATTGGTGGCCGATTCCACTTCAAGATATGAACCCCGAAGGTAAGAATCCTGACAAGCTAGAGATTCTTGTGGCGGCGATTCATAAGGGTGTAATCAGTCAATACCAAGATTTAGCCACAAGGATTTCAGTTGTGCCGTCGTTCTTTGAGATTGAAACCTTCAGTTCAATTCGCTCCGTCTTTTCTGGCGACATGACACCGACAGCGATTCTGGACATCGGTGCCGGCAGTACCAAGATGGCCATTCTGGATTATGGCATTGTTCACGTGTCGCACACGATTCATAAGGGCTCACAAGACATCACCGTTGCTCTCTCCCGAGAATTGAATGTAGACTTTGCCAAGGCCGAGGAGGTGAAGAGGACGGTGGGGCTGTCGGAACGCTTAGTTGGTGGGGGAGTATCGTCGACCATCAATAATTTAATGGAATATATTTTTGCTGAGGCTAATCGTGTTATTCTGGATTACCAGGTTAAACAGAAAAAGACGATTGGTCGGATTATCCTGATTGGCGGTGGTTCGTTGCTACAAGGATTAATTGATGTTGCGACAAAGAATTTTGAAATTCCAGTAGTGATCGGCAAGCCTTTTAATAAGGTGGAGTCCCCGCCATTTTTAGAGCCAGTACTTAATGAAGCGGGACCTGGATTTGCGGTGGCGATTGGATTGGCGCTCCGTCACTTACAGAACTTGGATTAA